The sequence ATGGTCTGGGGCATCGCGATCCTTGCCGCGATCGTGCTGCTGTTCCTCTGGGAAGCGATCCGCGGCAAACGCCCGCGCACGGCCTGAGCCCTCGCCCCTGTTCCGGAGAACGCCCCGCCCCCGCGGGGCGTTTCTTTTTTGCGTCAGCCCGTCCGGCCGTAGGCGTCCTCGTAGCGGACGATGTCGTCTTCGCCGAGGTAGTCGCCGGACTGCACTTCGATCAGCTCCAGCATCTGCTCGCCGGGATTCTGCAGGCGATGGCGCTCGCCGATCGGGATGTAGGTGGATTCGTTCGCGCGCAGGTCGAAGACATCGTCGCCGCGCGTCACGCGCGCGATGCCGCGCACGACGATCCAATGTTCGGCGCGGTGTTTGTGCGATTGGAGCGAAAGTGTCGCGCCCGGCTTCACCTTGATGCGCTTGACCTGGAAGCCTTCGCCGACGTCCACGGAGTCGTAGCTGCCCCACGGGCGATGCACTTCGCGATGCAACGACACCTGCGTGCGCTGCGCGGCCTTCAGCTGCGCCACCACGTCCTTGACCTGCTGCACGCGGTCCTTGCGCGCGACGAGGACCGCGTCGTCGGTTTCCACCACGACCAGGTCGTCCACGCCGACCAGCGCGACCAGGCGGCGCGCGTAGGCATAACTGTTGCGGCTGTCGACCGAGATGACGTCGCCCTGGTGCGCATTGCCGTCGGCATCGCGCGCCGTCACGTCCCACAGCGCCGACCAGGACCCGACGTCGTTCCAGCCGATGTCCACGGGCAACACCATCGCCGCGTCCGTGCGTTCCATCACCGCGTAGTCGATGGAGTCGGACGGGCAAGCCGCGAAGGCCGCCGCATCCAGGCGCACGAAATCGCCGTCGCGCTTGGCCGCATCCAGCGACGCGCGACAGGCGGCGACGATGTCGGGACGGAAGCGTTCGAGTTCTGCGAGCACCACCGACGCACGGAACAGGAACATGCCGCTGTTCCAGTAATACCCGCCTTCGCGGACGTAATGTTCCGCGGTGGCGTGGTCGGGCTTCTCGACGAAGCGACGCACGTGACGCACGCCGCGCGCGTTGGCGTCCGCTTCGATGTAACCGAATCCGGTTTCCGGCGCCGTCGGCACGATGCCGAAGGTGACGAGCTTGCCTTCGGCCGCTGCCGCGCTCGCGGTATGCACGGCGACGCGGAACGCATCGACGTCGCCGACAACGTGGTCGGACGGCAGCACCAGCAGCAAGGGATCGGCGCCGTCGTCCAGGGCCTGCAACGCGGCGACGGCAATCGCCGGCGCGGTGTTGCGCCCCACGGGTTCGAGCACGATGCGCGGCACGGGCGCGCCGACGAGGCGCAACTGCTCGGCCACGAGGAATCGATGGGCTTCGTTGGCGACCACGATCGGGGGCGTGTCGCCCGCAAGCGGGGCGGCGCGCAGCCACGTGGCCTGGAGCATCGTGTCCTCGCCGACCAGCGGGAGGAACTGCTTCGGATAGGCTTCGCGCGAGAGCGGCCACAGCCGCGTGCCCGAACCGCCCGACAACAACACCGGCTGGAGTGGGATCATCACCGTCTCGCCCGTTTCATTGCCGGCAGTTTAACCTTCGCGCACTTATGACCGATACCGCCGCCACGCCCACGACCCTTCCGCGCGAAACGCAGCGCCTGGACTGGGCCCGACACGCCACGCACGACGCCGACCTCGGCCTCGCGCGCGCTTCCGCCGACGCCGGCTTCCGCAGCTACTGGCGCACGACCGGCACCGAGCCGAGCCGCATCGTCATGGACTCGCCGCCCGACAAGGAAGACGTGAAGCCCTGGCTGCGCATCCGCGCGCTGCTCGAAGGAAACGGCGTGCGCGTGCCGCACCTGCTCGCCGAAGACACCGAACACGGTTTCCTGTTGCTCGAAGACCTCGGCCCGGACACCTACCTGCACGTCCTGCATGCCGACAACGCCGATGCCTTGTTCGACGATGCGATCACGCAACTGCTGCGCATCCAGGCCACGCCGATCCCCGAAGGCATGCCGGTCTACGACGAAGCCTTGCTGCTGCGCGAACTGCGCCTGTTCGACGAGTGGTTCCTCGGCAAGCACCTGGCGATCGTGCCGGACGTGCACGACGAGCAGACGCTCGAGCGCGTGCATCGCGTGCTGATCGACGCGGCCCTGGCGCAACCGCAGGTGTTCGTGCATCGCGATTTCATGCCGCGCAACCTGATGCCCGCCGCCGACGGTCCCGCCGTGCTCGATTTCCAGGATGCGGTGAAGGGCCCGATCGCCTACGACCCGCTGTGCCTGTTCAAGGACGCCTTCGTCAGCTGGCCGCAGGCGCGCATCGATGCATGGCTCGATCGCTACCACGCGCGCGCCGTCGACGCAGGCCTGCCGGTGCCGCCGCTCGAACGCTTCCGCCGCGACGTCGACCTGATCGGCGTGCATCGCCACCTCAAGGTGATCGGGATCTTCGCGCGCCTGCACCATCGCGACAACAAACAGCATTACCTGGAAGACGCGCCGCGCTTCTTCGCCTACCTAGACCACGTGCTGCCGAAGTATCCGGAACTCGCGCCGCTGGCCGAATTGATCGAACGGCGCGTCAAACCGACGCTCGTCGAATACGCGCACTGGACCGACGGAACGGGCGACGAATGAAGGCGCTCGTCCTCGCCGCCGGCCTCGGCGAACGCATGCGGCCGCTGACGAACACGACGCCCAAGCCCCTGCTCGAAGCAGGCGGCAAGCCCTTGATCGCCTGGCATCTCGAACGGCTCGCCGCCATCGGCGTTCGCGACGTCGTCGTCAACACGAGCTGGCTCGCGCCGCGCTTTCCCGAAGTGCTTGGCGATGGCGAACGCTGGGGCCTGAAACTCCATTTCGTGTACGAAGGCCCGACGCCGCTCGAGACCGGCGGCGGCATGCTCAACGCATTGCCCTTGCTCGGCGATGCACCGTTCCTCGCGGTCAACGGCGATGTGTGGACGGACTTCGATTTCGCGCGCTTGCCAAAGGAGCCTCGCGGCGTCGCGCACCTGGTGCTGGTCGACAATCCGCCGCAGCATCCCGCCGGTGATTTCGCACTGCATGCAGGCGGACGTGTCGACGATGCAACCGAAGGGCGCCTGACGTTTTCCGGCATCGGCCTCTATCGCCCGACCTTGTTCGACGGTTGGCGCGAGATCATCGGCAACGCCCTCGGCGCGGACGAAACACCGCCCCGCTTCCGCACACCGCCCTTGCTGCGCGCCGCGATGGCGCGTGGCGAGGTCGACGGCATGCACCACGCGGGGCGATGGACGGATGTCGGCACGCCGCAACGCCTGGCCGAGCTCGACGCTGCGCTGCGCGCCTAAGCCTAGCCTTCGCCCAAGGTCTGCTTGAGGAACGGCACGGTGACGCGTCGCTGCGCTGCGAGCGACGCGCGATCGAGCACGTCGAGCAATCCCGTCAGCGTGACGAGGTCGCGCCCGCGCCGACGCAGCAACCAATCGATCGCCGCATCGTCGAGCGACAAACCGCGCCGACGCGCGCGTTCGCGCAACACTTCGCGCCGCGCATCGTCGTCGAGCGGCGTCAGCACGATGCGCGCGCATTGCGACAGCCGCGAGCGCAGATCGGGCAAGGTGAGGGGCAGCGCGTCAGGCGCCACACTCGCCGTATAGAGCACGCCGGCACCCGCCGCACGCGCACGATTATGGAAATCGAACAGCGCCACTTCGTCGTCGCGATGGCCCGCGATCGCATCCAGGCCGTCGAGCGCAACGAGCGCGCGATCGTCGAACGCCTCAAGCGCATCGCGCAATCGCCCGGCCGCGGCCTTCAAGGGCACGTAGGCCGCAGCGCGCCCCGCCGCTTCCGCAGCCGCGCACGCAGCCAGCGCGAGATGCGTCTTCCCCACACCCGCCGGCCCCGCGACATACACCCAATCCGCCCCCTGCACGCCGGCCAGGGCCTGCAATTGCGCGAGCGCACCAAGCGGTGGTGCGACGAAGGCCTCCAACCGCTGGTCCGGCGGATAGCGCAGGGCCAGCGGCAGCTGCGGAGCAGGCGACATCGTGCGTGGGATCAGACGTGGTCGTCGTTGGGCGCAGGACGATCGATGCCCGCGTCGACGAACTCGTCGAGTTCGATGCCCGGCCGATCGCCCGCGTACAGGCGGCTGTGCGTGTAACGCTCGTGCGCGTAGCGCAACAGCACGTTCGCGATCGCCGCCACCGGCAGTGCAAGCAGCACGCCGAGGAAGCCGAACAACTGCCCGCCCGCCATGATCGCGAAGATCACCGCGACCGGATGCAGGCCGATCTTGTTGCCCACCAGGCGCGGCGTGAGCACGTAGCTTTCGATCACCTGCCCGACGCCGAACACGCCCAACACCAGTGCGACGTGGTACCAGTCACCGAACTGCACGAGCGCCGCGAGCACGCCGAGGAACACACCCGTGGCCGGGCCGAGGTAAGGCACGAAGCTTACGAGCCCCGCGATGAATCCGATCAGCAGGCCGAGGTCCAGCCCCACCGCCCACAAGCCGATCGCATACAGCACGCCCAGCACCAGCATCACGCTGAACTGCCCGCGCAGGAAGGCGCCGAGCACCTGGTCGGATTCCTTCGCCAGGCGCGACACCGTGCCGATGTGGTCGCGCGGCACGAGCGCGGCCACGCGTTCCTTCAGCAGGTCCCAATCGCGCAGGAAGTAGAAGGTCAGGAACGGCACGAGCACCACGTTCGCGATCCACGCCACGAGCGCAAAGCCCGAGGCCGACAGGTACCCGAGCATGGTCGCGGCGATGCCGCCCGCGCGTTCCCAGTGATCGCGGATCAGCGCAAAGACGCGATCCGGATCCAGCCACGACAGCAACTGGAAGCCGGTCTTGCGTTCCACCCACGGCAAGGCAGTGCCGATGAACCAATCGCGATAGGTCGGCAGGGATTCGATCAGTGTGCTCAGTTGCTTTTCGACCAGCGGCAGCAGCAGGACGAGCGTGATGAGCACGGCCAGCGTCATCGCGCCGAACACGAGCACGACCGCGACGTGGCGCGACCAGCCGCGACGCTGCAGGCGATCCACCGTGGGATCGCCGAGCCAGCCGAGCAAGGCCGCGAACACGAAGGGCGTGAGGATCGGTGCGAGCAGCCAGATGACACAGGCCGACGCGACAAGGATCGCAGCCCATTGCCAGCGGCGGGCGATGGGCGATGCGGCGGGCGTGGTGTCCATCAGCGCAGGTGCAGCACGGGCACGGTGGAGCTGGTGGGCAGTTCGCTTTCGTCGGCGTAGAGCACTTCACCCGTGCCGAGCATGCGCTTGAGCCCCGGCATGCCCGTGATGAGGTCGAGTTCGACCACGAGCGCATCGGCATTCGCGCGCACCGGCGCGACGCCGCGCACGACGGTCAGGCCCTGCAGGTAGGACACCGCGCGCAGGTAATCCTCGCTGCTGCGGATGCCGTCGATCTGCACGGTGTAGCGGCCCGGTTCGCCGGCGGCCGTGCTGCGCTTGGCGTACTTCTTCGAGAGCGCGTCGGCGGCGCCGTCGGCGCCGGTGGCCATCGCGCGGCGCGCATCGGGCTGCGTGCCTTCCCAACTCGACAGCACCTTGCCGCTGTCGACGAAGGTCCATTCGGCCGTCCAGCCGCCTTCCGGCGCACGGTAGAGCTTGCCGATCAGCTGCATCGGCGGGGCATAACGCGAGGACAGGCGCGCGATCGCGGCGGTATCGCCGCGCCAGATCGCACCGACGGCCGCTTGTTCCGCGGCGCTGCCCGCCGGCAGGCCGAGGCGATAGCCGCGTTCGACCGCCCGGTCGAGCACCGCGCGCGCGGCGTTGGTCTGCGCCAGCGCGACCAAGCGCGGGCCGCGGCCGTCGTCGATGGCGAGCCACAGCACCGGCTTGGGGCGCGGTTCCGGCCAGATCGGCAGGCCCAGCGTGGCGGCCATGCCGTCCACCTGGTCCTGGTCGAAGCGGACGATCAGCGTCGTGGTGAAGGTCGGCGCGCCGGAGGGCGAGCGGCCTTCGTCCTGGCGGTAGTCGTAGCTTTCGACGTAATCGCGGGCGTGGCGCATTTCCTGGCCCACGCCGGGCAGGCCGGCGGCATTCTTGGTCCCGGTGAGCTTGCCCAGCACCTGCGACAGCGCGCGCGCGAACCCGGCATTGCGCTCGGCCTCGCCCTGCCCGTTGACGTTGATCTCGGACTGGTACGCCCCTTGCGCACCCGCACGATCGCCTTCCACGCGCTGCGCGAAGGCCGTGCCCAGCGCCAGCCACAACGCGAGCGCACCCACCAAGCGAATTGCCAGCCGCATCCTTCGTCCCTGCATGCCGATTCCGCGGTCATGGTGCCGCAGGCCCGCCCGTCGCGTCCAACCCGGGCTAAAATCGCGGCCCTTGCCGCATACCGGCGTTGCACGGCGATCCCCCGCAGTGACCACCCCCACTCCGCTCACCTACCGGGACGCCGGCGTCGACATCGACGCGGGCAACGCCGTCGTCGAACGCATCAAACCGCTGGTCAAGCGCAGCTTCCGGCCGGAAGTGATGGGCGGCCTCGGCGGCTTCGGCGCGATGTTCGACCTCTCCGGCAAGTACAAGGAACCGGTGCTCGTCTCCGGCACCGACGGCGTCGGCACCAAGCTCAAGCTCGCGCAGCAGCTCAACCGCCACGACACCATCGGCATCGACCTGGTCGCGATGTGCGTCAACGACGTGCTCGTGCAGGGCGCCGAGCCGCTGTTCTTCCTCGATTACTTCGCCACCGGCAAGCTCGACGTCGACACGACGGTCGCGGTCGTCGGCGGCATCGCGCGCGGCTGCGAACTCTCCGGCTGCGCGCTGATCGGCGGCGAGACCGCCGAGATGCCCGACATGTATCCGCCGGGCGAATACGACCTCGCCGGCTTCTGCGTCGCCGCGGTGGAAAAATCGAAAATCCTCGATGGCGCCAAGGTGCGCGCCGGCGACGTGCTGCTCGGCATCGCGTCCTCGGGTCCGCATTCCAACGGTTACTCGCTGGTCCGCCGCATCTACGACCGCGCCGGCCGCCCGGCCGATCTCGACATCGGCGGTCGCAAGCTCGTCGACGCGCTGATGGAACCCACGCAGCTGTACGTCAAGCCGATCCTCGAACTGATTGGCAAGCATGACGTACACGCGATGGCGCACATCACCGGCGGCGGCCTCACCGAAAACATCATCCGCGTGATCCCCGACGGCCTCGGCCTCGACATCGAAGCCTCTTCGATCGTGCTGCCGCCCGTGTTCGATTGGCTGCAGCGCGAAGGCGCGGTGCCGAACGAGGAGATGTGGCGCACGTTCAACTGCGGCGTCGGCTTCGTGCTGGTGCTCGCGCCGGGCGATGTCGCCGCAGTGTCTTCGGAGCTGGAACGTCTCGGCCTCGCGCATCGCCCGATCGGCGCGGTCGTGGCGGCCAGCGGCGACGAACGCGTGCGCATCGGCTGACGATGCGCCGCCTGGCGGTCCTCGTCTCCGGCCGCGGCAGCAACCTGCAGGCCCTCCTCGATGCCATCGCATCGGGCGCGCTCGATGCACAGGTCGTGGGCGTGTTCTCCGACAAGCTGCAGGCACCCGCGCTCGAACGCGTGATGCCTGCCTTGCGCTGGAGCCGCGATGCCAGGTCGTACGTGCATCGCGAGGAATTCGATGCCGAACTCGCCGATGCGATCGATGCCGTGCAACCCGATTGGGTGGTCTGCGCCGGCTACCTGCGCATGCTGGGCGATGCCTTCGTCGCGCGTTTCCGCGGCCGCCTGTTGAACATCCATCCGTCGCTGCTGCCGGCCTATCGCGGCCTGCGAACGCATGCGCGCGCCATCGCCGACGGCGCGACGGAGCACGGCGCCAGCGTCCACTTCGTCAGCCCGGAGCTCGATGCCGGCGCCGTCGTGGCCCAGGCCCGCGTCCCCGTGCTGCCGGGCGATACGCCCGACGCGCTGGCCCAACGCGTCCTGGGCATCGAACATCCGCTACTCGTGGCCGCCGTGAAGCTGGCCGTCGACGGGCGCGTGAAGGAAGACGGCGACCGGGTCCTGTTCGACGGTCATCCGCTGTTGCGTCCGCTGCGCGTAGATTCCGCCGGACTTTTGGTTCCATGAATACGCCCCGGCCCCTGCCTCGATGAACGCCCGCCCCGCCCTGTGGTCCGCCTGCCTCGCCGTGCTCCTGCCGGCGGCCGTGGCCGTCGCGTGGGCGCAGGAGGCTGCGCAGACCGCACCGCCCGCCCCCGCCACGACCACCACGGCGCCGCCCGCGGTCGAAGCGCCGGTCCGCACGCTCGCGCCCTTCGATGCGCGTTATGCGGTTTTCCGCGACGGCAAGCCCCTGGGCGATGCCACGCTGCAACTCGTGTCCCTGGCGAATGCCCGCTGGCGCGTGGACCTGCACATCGAAGCCACGCACGGCCTGCTCGGTTTCGCCGGGCTGGACCTGCAACAGAGCACCGTGTTCGACGTCAACGGCCCGCACTACCGTCCGTTGAGCCAGAGCACCGTGCGCAAGGCGCTGTTCTCCAAGCGCATGGCGACCGGCGTTTACGATTGGTCGCGCCATGCGGCGCGTTGGACGGGCGACGTGAAGAAAACCCGCCGCGGCGACGTGGCCCTGCGCGAAGGCGACATGAGCGGCCTGCTCATCAACCTTGCCGTGTTGCGCGACGCCACGCCCGGCGCGACGCTGCAGTATCGTTTCGTCGACGATGGCCGCGCACGCGACCAGCAGTACCGCGTCGCGACCGAGCGCGAAACGCAGCAGATCGAAGACCTGAATTACGCCGCGTTGCGCGTGGACCGCGTCCACGCCGGCGCCGATGTCACCACGTTGTGGGTCGTCGAAGACGTCCCGATGCCCATCCGCATCCTGCAGCGCGACGACGAGGGCGGCACCCTCGAATTGCGCCTGATCGATTATCGAGAGGTATGACCATGCGTCGATTGTTCGCCACGCTCCTCCTTGCGGCCGCCGTCGCGCTGCCCGCCTTCGCCGCACCCTCGGACCTCAAGCCCCTGGAAGCCGACTACACCGCCCGCTACATGGGCATGGAGGGCGCGGGGCACATTTCGCTCGCGCCGTCCGGCGGGCAGTGGACGTACACGCTGCGCATCAGCAGCAGCCTGGCCACGCTCAGCCAGAGCACCACGTTCGATGAAAAGGACGGCCACTGGCGTCCGCTGTCGGGGACCGACGCCGCAGCGGTGCTGATCAAGAAATCGAACAAGAACGCGCAGTACGACTGGGCGAAGGGCGAAGCGACCTGGTCGGGCGACGTGAAGCCCGATCGCGCCGGCCCGGTGAAGCTGCAGCCCGGCGACCTCGACGCGATGCTGCTGAACCTGGCCATCGCGCGCGACGTCAACGCGGGCAAGCCGCTGCACTACCGCATGGTGGACGACGGCCGCGCCAAGGACCTCACCTACACGGTGGTCGGCAAGGAAGCGATCAACATCGGCGGCAAGTCGAAGCAGGCGACCAAGGTGTCGCGCACCGACGGCAGGCGCGAGACGGTGTTGTGGATCGTCGACGGCCTGCCCGTGCCCGCGC comes from Lysobacter sp. KIS68-7 and encodes:
- a CDS encoding mannose-1-phosphate guanylyltransferase/mannose-6-phosphate isomerase, which produces MIPLQPVLLSGGSGTRLWPLSREAYPKQFLPLVGEDTMLQATWLRAAPLAGDTPPIVVANEAHRFLVAEQLRLVGAPVPRIVLEPVGRNTAPAIAVAALQALDDGADPLLLVLPSDHVVGDVDAFRVAVHTASAAAAEGKLVTFGIVPTAPETGFGYIEADANARGVRHVRRFVEKPDHATAEHYVREGGYYWNSGMFLFRASVVLAELERFRPDIVAACRASLDAAKRDGDFVRLDAAAFAACPSDSIDYAVMERTDAAMVLPVDIGWNDVGSWSALWDVTARDADGNAHQGDVISVDSRNSYAYARRLVALVGVDDLVVVETDDAVLVARKDRVQQVKDVVAQLKAAQRTQVSLHREVHRPWGSYDSVDVGEGFQVKRIKVKPGATLSLQSHKHRAEHWIVVRGIARVTRGDDVFDLRANESTYIPIGERHRLQNPGEQMLELIEVQSGDYLGEDDIVRYEDAYGRTG
- a CDS encoding phosphotransferase gives rise to the protein MTDTAATPTTLPRETQRLDWARHATHDADLGLARASADAGFRSYWRTTGTEPSRIVMDSPPDKEDVKPWLRIRALLEGNGVRVPHLLAEDTEHGFLLLEDLGPDTYLHVLHADNADALFDDAITQLLRIQATPIPEGMPVYDEALLLRELRLFDEWFLGKHLAIVPDVHDEQTLERVHRVLIDAALAQPQVFVHRDFMPRNLMPAADGPAVLDFQDAVKGPIAYDPLCLFKDAFVSWPQARIDAWLDRYHARAVDAGLPVPPLERFRRDVDLIGVHRHLKVIGIFARLHHRDNKQHYLEDAPRFFAYLDHVLPKYPELAPLAELIERRVKPTLVEYAHWTDGTGDE
- the murU gene encoding N-acetylmuramate alpha-1-phosphate uridylyltransferase MurU encodes the protein MKALVLAAGLGERMRPLTNTTPKPLLEAGGKPLIAWHLERLAAIGVRDVVVNTSWLAPRFPEVLGDGERWGLKLHFVYEGPTPLETGGGMLNALPLLGDAPFLAVNGDVWTDFDFARLPKEPRGVAHLVLVDNPPQHPAGDFALHAGGRVDDATEGRLTFSGIGLYRPTLFDGWREIIGNALGADETPPRFRTPPLLRAAMARGEVDGMHHAGRWTDVGTPQRLAELDAALRA
- the hda gene encoding DnaA regulatory inactivator Hda is translated as MSPAPQLPLALRYPPDQRLEAFVAPPLGALAQLQALAGVQGADWVYVAGPAGVGKTHLALAACAAAEAAGRAAAYVPLKAAAGRLRDALEAFDDRALVALDGLDAIAGHRDDEVALFDFHNRARAAGAGVLYTASVAPDALPLTLPDLRSRLSQCARIVLTPLDDDARREVLRERARRRGLSLDDAAIDWLLRRRGRDLVTLTGLLDVLDRASLAAQRRVTVPFLKQTLGEG
- a CDS encoding AI-2E family transporter, with translation MDTTPAASPIARRWQWAAILVASACVIWLLAPILTPFVFAALLGWLGDPTVDRLQRRGWSRHVAVVLVFGAMTLAVLITLVLLLPLVEKQLSTLIESLPTYRDWFIGTALPWVERKTGFQLLSWLDPDRVFALIRDHWERAGGIAATMLGYLSASGFALVAWIANVVLVPFLTFYFLRDWDLLKERVAALVPRDHIGTVSRLAKESDQVLGAFLRGQFSVMLVLGVLYAIGLWAVGLDLGLLIGFIAGLVSFVPYLGPATGVFLGVLAALVQFGDWYHVALVLGVFGVGQVIESYVLTPRLVGNKIGLHPVAVIFAIMAGGQLFGFLGVLLALPVAAIANVLLRYAHERYTHSRLYAGDRPGIELDEFVDAGIDRPAPNDDHV
- a CDS encoding DUF2066 domain-containing protein; amino-acid sequence: MRLAIRLVGALALWLALGTAFAQRVEGDRAGAQGAYQSEINVNGQGEAERNAGFARALSQVLGKLTGTKNAAGLPGVGQEMRHARDYVESYDYRQDEGRSPSGAPTFTTTLIVRFDQDQVDGMAATLGLPIWPEPRPKPVLWLAIDDGRGPRLVALAQTNAARAVLDRAVERGYRLGLPAGSAAEQAAVGAIWRGDTAAIARLSSRYAPPMQLIGKLYRAPEGGWTAEWTFVDSGKVLSSWEGTQPDARRAMATGADGAADALSKKYAKRSTAAGEPGRYTVQIDGIRSSEDYLRAVSYLQGLTVVRGVAPVRANADALVVELDLITGMPGLKRMLGTGEVLYADESELPTSSTVPVLHLR
- the purM gene encoding phosphoribosylformylglycinamidine cyclo-ligase yields the protein MTTPTPLTYRDAGVDIDAGNAVVERIKPLVKRSFRPEVMGGLGGFGAMFDLSGKYKEPVLVSGTDGVGTKLKLAQQLNRHDTIGIDLVAMCVNDVLVQGAEPLFFLDYFATGKLDVDTTVAVVGGIARGCELSGCALIGGETAEMPDMYPPGEYDLAGFCVAAVEKSKILDGAKVRAGDVLLGIASSGPHSNGYSLVRRIYDRAGRPADLDIGGRKLVDALMEPTQLYVKPILELIGKHDVHAMAHITGGGLTENIIRVIPDGLGLDIEASSIVLPPVFDWLQREGAVPNEEMWRTFNCGVGFVLVLAPGDVAAVSSELERLGLAHRPIGAVVAASGDERVRIG
- the purN gene encoding phosphoribosylglycinamide formyltransferase encodes the protein MRRLAVLVSGRGSNLQALLDAIASGALDAQVVGVFSDKLQAPALERVMPALRWSRDARSYVHREEFDAELADAIDAVQPDWVVCAGYLRMLGDAFVARFRGRLLNIHPSLLPAYRGLRTHARAIADGATEHGASVHFVSPELDAGAVVAQARVPVLPGDTPDALAQRVLGIEHPLLVAAVKLAVDGRVKEDGDRVLFDGHPLLRPLRVDSAGLLVP
- a CDS encoding DUF3108 domain-containing protein, giving the protein MNARPALWSACLAVLLPAAVAVAWAQEAAQTAPPAPATTTTAPPAVEAPVRTLAPFDARYAVFRDGKPLGDATLQLVSLANARWRVDLHIEATHGLLGFAGLDLQQSTVFDVNGPHYRPLSQSTVRKALFSKRMATGVYDWSRHAARWTGDVKKTRRGDVALREGDMSGLLINLAVLRDATPGATLQYRFVDDGRARDQQYRVATERETQQIEDLNYAALRVDRVHAGADVTTLWVVEDVPMPIRILQRDDEGGTLELRLIDYREV
- a CDS encoding DUF3108 domain-containing protein, which encodes MRRLFATLLLAAAVALPAFAAPSDLKPLEADYTARYMGMEGAGHISLAPSGGQWTYTLRISSSLATLSQSTTFDEKDGHWRPLSGTDAAAVLIKKSNKNAQYDWAKGEATWSGDVKPDRAGPVKLQPGDLDAMLLNLAIARDVNAGKPLHYRMVDDGRAKDLTYTVVGKEAINIGGKSKQATKVSRTDGRRETVLWIVDGLPVPARILQRKDGADEIDLQIKSMP